One region of Chryseobacterium muglaense genomic DNA includes:
- a CDS encoding ISAon1 family transposase N-terminal region protein gives MLNDSEILKLFLPELLIEHFEIVKFEEENKILHIYFEEKNTAPKEFSSLILQSKGFVPEITVDDFPLRGKTVKLHIKRRRWTDTKTGNIIQRD, from the coding sequence ATGTTAAACGATTCTGAAATTCTTAAGTTATTTTTACCCGAACTCCTAATTGAACATTTTGAGATTGTGAAATTTGAAGAAGAAAATAAGATTTTACATATCTATTTTGAAGAGAAAAATACGGCTCCCAAAGAATTCTCATCACTCATTTTACAGTCAAAAGGTTTTGTTCCGGAAATCACTGTTGATGATTTTCCTCTTCGCGGAAAAACCGTGAAACTCCACATCAAACGCAGAAGATGGACTGATACTAAAACCGGAAACATCATCCAAAGAGATTAG
- the istA gene encoding IS21 family transposase, which produces MANKITDMSKIRKVIKFYSNGKSKLFISSYLSLSRNTVKKYISLYEILGLSLDAINAKTDAELELLFSNNTVQSISPKLQSLYDFFPKMERELKKVGVTVNHMWEQYLVLHPDGFQSSQFRHHYKVWSKRVNPVMHMNHKSGDKMYVDYAGKTLSIIDKESGKLKEVQFFVAILGASQYTYAEASMSQQKEDFVRSVENAIRFFEGTPAAIVPDNLKSAVIKSSRFEPTINETLADLAEHYETTILPARAYKPRDKSLVEGAVKILYRRIYASLQQGSCGLDELNSEIWDLLDSHNKRKLTGRPYSRYELFLEDEKQQLRPLPERRFEIRYQSFATVMQNGHVQLSQDKNYYSVPYQYIKKKIKILYTSSTVEIYYKYNRIAMHRRNYKPYVYTTITEHLASTHQFVAGWSAARFIDWAGSIDTAVGEYILQIIDSRNHPEQAYKSCLGILNFEKKVGRERLIGACKRALDFKIYSFKTVQKILENNLDQMIDPEKEEKEQELPDHGNIRGKQYYH; this is translated from the coding sequence ATGGCAAATAAAATAACAGACATGAGTAAAATTAGAAAAGTCATAAAATTCTACAGCAATGGAAAGAGTAAGTTATTTATAAGCAGCTATTTATCCCTTTCCAGAAATACCGTAAAAAAATACATTTCATTATATGAGATCCTGGGCTTGAGCCTTGATGCGATCAATGCCAAGACAGACGCCGAGCTGGAACTTTTGTTTTCCAATAACACGGTTCAGTCCATCAGCCCCAAACTACAGTCCCTGTACGATTTTTTCCCCAAGATGGAACGTGAGCTCAAAAAGGTAGGTGTCACGGTAAATCATATGTGGGAGCAGTATCTTGTACTGCATCCTGATGGTTTTCAGAGTTCACAGTTCCGGCATCATTATAAGGTTTGGAGCAAACGTGTGAACCCGGTGATGCATATGAATCACAAATCCGGTGATAAGATGTATGTCGATTATGCAGGAAAGACACTCTCCATTATTGATAAGGAAAGCGGAAAGCTTAAAGAAGTTCAGTTTTTTGTAGCTATTCTGGGAGCAAGCCAGTACACGTATGCTGAAGCTTCTATGAGCCAGCAGAAGGAAGATTTTGTACGATCTGTAGAAAATGCCATCCGCTTTTTTGAAGGCACACCGGCAGCGATCGTTCCTGATAATTTAAAATCCGCAGTGATCAAAAGCAGCCGTTTTGAACCCACCATCAATGAGACCCTGGCCGATCTGGCCGAACATTATGAAACGACCATCTTGCCTGCCAGGGCTTACAAACCGAGGGATAAATCTTTGGTAGAGGGCGCGGTCAAGATCCTGTACAGAAGGATCTACGCCAGCCTTCAACAGGGATCCTGCGGTCTGGATGAACTAAATAGTGAGATCTGGGATCTGTTGGACTCTCATAACAAACGCAAGCTCACAGGACGTCCTTACTCCCGCTACGAGCTGTTCTTAGAGGACGAGAAGCAGCAGCTGCGCCCACTGCCTGAGCGTCGTTTTGAGATCAGGTACCAATCCTTTGCAACAGTGATGCAGAACGGGCACGTACAGTTGAGCCAGGATAAGAACTACTACAGTGTTCCTTACCAGTATATCAAGAAGAAGATCAAGATCCTATACACATCTTCCACCGTGGAGATCTACTACAAATACAACAGGATAGCAATGCACAGACGCAATTACAAGCCTTATGTCTACACGACCATTACAGAACATTTAGCCAGCACCCACCAGTTCGTGGCCGGATGGAGTGCTGCCCGCTTTATCGATTGGGCGGGCAGTATTGATACTGCAGTGGGAGAATATATCCTCCAAATTATCGACAGTCGGAATCATCCCGAGCAGGCTTACAAAAGCTGCCTGGGAATCCTGAACTTCGAAAAAAAAGTAGGCAGGGAACGATTGATTGGTGCCTGTAAACGGGCATTGGATTTTAAGATCTACAGCTTTAAGACCGTACAGAAGATATTGGAGAACAATCTGGATCAGATGATCGATCCGGAAAAAGAAGAAAAGGAGCAGGAACTGCCTGATCACGGCAACATCAGAGGAAAACAATATTATCATTAA
- a CDS encoding helix-turn-helix domain-containing protein: MGRVNTPHLSTVSREELEILQIKSANASLRKRCQLILLKGDGRSSKDVGSILRMSHVSVNSWVKRYKEEGILGLSIKPGRGKKGLLNLEEDKDSILESIKKHRQKVSSAKAEWELVSGKKVSEKTFKRFLKSLVEDING, from the coding sequence ATGGGTCGAGTAAATACACCACATTTAAGTACGGTTTCAAGAGAAGAATTAGAAATATTGCAGATAAAGTCTGCTAATGCAAGCTTACGCAAACGCTGTCAACTGATTCTGTTAAAAGGGGATGGTCGTAGTTCAAAAGATGTAGGAAGTATTTTGAGAATGAGCCACGTGAGCGTTAACAGTTGGGTTAAACGATATAAAGAAGAAGGAATTTTGGGTTTGTCTATTAAACCTGGAAGAGGGAAGAAAGGGTTATTGAATTTAGAAGAAGATAAGGATTCGATTTTGGAATCTATAAAAAAGCATCGTCAGAAAGTATCCTCAGCCAAAGCAGAATGGGAGTTGGTGAGTGGGAAAAAAGTGAGCGAAAAAACCTTTAAACGGTTTTTAAAAAGCTTGGTGGAAGATATAAACGGATAA
- a CDS encoding IS630 family transposase, translating into MRKRPKGKCNEELYVSKKLDLQELETLESMGLIDLFYGDESHVSSEGYVPYGWQFPDEEVAVYVEKGYKTNIFAMINRSNVCHWKTTEQNINSEFVINFLEDLSFKIQKKTVVALDNASVHRSKLLKQNIENWEQRGLFIFYLPPYSPHLNIAETLWRKLKTEWLYHEDYLEKDTLFYSVNRCMANVGKHLNIRFSQFNAK; encoded by the coding sequence ATAAGAAAACGTCCTAAAGGTAAATGCAATGAAGAGTTGTATGTCTCCAAAAAGTTAGATTTACAAGAACTAGAAACTCTGGAAAGTATGGGGTTGATTGATTTGTTTTATGGAGATGAGAGCCATGTAAGTAGCGAAGGCTATGTTCCTTATGGATGGCAATTCCCTGATGAAGAAGTAGCTGTTTATGTAGAAAAAGGCTACAAAACAAATATTTTTGCAATGATTAACCGCTCCAACGTATGCCATTGGAAAACCACCGAGCAAAACATTAACAGTGAATTTGTGATAAATTTTTTAGAGGATTTATCTTTTAAAATACAGAAAAAAACGGTAGTTGCTTTAGATAATGCATCTGTTCACCGGTCAAAACTATTAAAGCAGAATATAGAAAATTGGGAACAAAGAGGATTATTTATCTTCTATCTGCCACCCTATTCTCCACATCTGAACATTGCGGAAACCTTATGGCGAAAATTGAAAACAGAGTGGCTATATCATGAAGATTATCTTGAAAAAGATACTTTATTCTACTCCGTAAACAGATGTATGGCAAATGTAGGAAAACATCTAAACATCCGTTTCTCGCAATTTAATGCAAAATAA
- a CDS encoding IS630 family transposase, whose protein sequence is MRKKRCEIEFRKSKEEIKYLKHLHSIDYIDLYFGDASHFSTVPNVPYAWQTKDDPVLLPSDRSKSWSVLGLMTPCSKLFQRTYEGSVNSQIMIDFLDEFCEKITKKTVIILDNAPIHKSKIFTVKVKEWEERDLIIYFIPPYSPELNLIEILWRFVKYQWLPFDAFTNFVSLKKHLNEILDNFGSKYMINFS, encoded by the coding sequence TTGCGAAAAAAAAGATGTGAAATCGAGTTTAGAAAAAGTAAGGAAGAAATAAAATATTTAAAACACTTGCATTCAATTGATTATATTGATTTGTATTTTGGGGACGCAAGCCATTTTAGCACAGTTCCAAATGTTCCTTATGCTTGGCAAACCAAAGATGACCCAGTTTTATTGCCATCAGATCGCTCAAAAAGTTGGAGTGTTTTAGGTTTGATGACTCCTTGTTCAAAACTTTTTCAAAGAACTTATGAAGGAAGTGTAAATTCACAAATAATGATTGACTTTTTGGATGAGTTTTGCGAAAAAATCACAAAGAAAACAGTCATTATTTTAGATAATGCTCCAATTCATAAGAGTAAAATTTTTACTGTAAAAGTCAAAGAATGGGAAGAACGAGATTTAATCATTTATTTTATACCGCCATATTCTCCTGAACTAAATTTAATTGAGATTTTGTGGCGTTTTGTAAAATATCAATGGCTTCCATTTGATGCTTTTACTAATTTTGTATCATTAAAAAAACACTTAAATGAAATTTTAGATAATTTTGGATCAAAATATATGATTAATTTTTCGTAA
- a CDS encoding type I restriction endonuclease subunit R: MNTYTSELAFEEALVQTLANQKGWENNILKNVTEEDLIKNWANILFENNKDIDRLNDVPLTDSEMQQILTKIQELRTPLNLNGFINGRTVTITRDNPADVLHIGKEVSLKIYDRREISAGQSRYQIVQQPRYKRKSDLRNDRRGDVLLLINGMPLIHIELKRSGIHVSQAVKQIEKYTYEGHFTGLFSLIQIFVAMTPEETLYFANPGVDGKFNSDYQFHWADFNNELKNDWRSITSQFLSIPMAHELIGFYTIADGTDNILKVMRSYQIYAASAISSRVAQTDWNKPDIRGGYVWHTTGSGKTMTSFKSAQLIASSKDADKVIFLLDRIELGTQSLEQYRAFADESQSVQATEDTYVLINKLKSKDPADTLIVTSIQKMSNIEDDTEGLKSHDLEIMRSKRIVIIIDEAHRTVFGDTMLPTIRKTFPNAVFFGFTGTPIQNENSRKDSDTSTIFGDELHRYSLADGIRDKNVLGFDPYKILTHKDRDLRRAVALQEAKAIDEADALSDPKKNEIYSKFMNPVKVKMAGDYNSAGKYQKGIEDYIKSIQYERKEHQRIVVKDIKENWLTLSRNSKFHAIFATSSIEEAIEYFSLFRQEFPELKISALFDPNIDNNAGFQFKEEGLELILEHYNTLYSKNFRMSSHALFKKDIANRLAHKKPYDRIDTKPEEQLDLLIVVDQMLTGFDSKWLNTLYLDKKLEYENIIQAFSRTNRLFGIEKQFGTIRYYRYPHTMERNIDRAVKLYSGDRPYGLFVEHLDENLERINFIFNEIKLLFENAGIFEFERLPDDLSERAKFAKTFKDLNSILEAAKVQGFYWSKLTYVFNEDKPKLKKVIEVILDERTYNTLLVRYKELFQEGNGTGGSSDQIPFEIDNYIMEIDTGVIDTNYMNTRFEKFLKSLNQNDFTQEQSQAILDELHKSFATLNQEEQKFANVFLNEVRSGNVKLDQKKTSRDYITDYLYKAKNIQIQKLVEAIGIDAIKLQAIMNAFTIEANLNEYGRFDALKDTVDRAKAKLYFENIEGQTLPLFKINIKIDALLKQFIISDGINV; this comes from the coding sequence ATGAATACGTACACATCTGAATTGGCTTTTGAAGAGGCATTGGTGCAAACCCTTGCTAATCAAAAAGGATGGGAAAATAACATCTTAAAAAATGTAACCGAAGAAGATTTAATTAAAAATTGGGCAAACATTCTATTCGAAAATAACAAAGACATCGATCGTTTAAACGATGTACCGCTTACGGATAGCGAAATGCAACAAATTTTAACCAAAATACAAGAACTTCGTACGCCACTTAATTTAAATGGTTTTATAAATGGGCGTACCGTTACCATTACAAGAGATAACCCAGCCGATGTGTTGCATATAGGCAAAGAAGTAAGTTTAAAAATTTACGATCGTCGAGAAATTTCAGCAGGTCAAAGCCGTTACCAAATTGTGCAACAACCACGTTACAAACGCAAATCAGATTTGCGCAACGATCGTCGTGGCGATGTATTGTTGTTAATTAATGGGATGCCTTTAATTCATATCGAGTTAAAACGTTCGGGGATTCATGTAAGTCAGGCAGTTAAACAAATCGAAAAATATACCTACGAAGGACATTTTACAGGATTGTTTTCGTTAATCCAAATCTTCGTTGCTATGACACCCGAAGAAACGCTATACTTTGCCAATCCAGGCGTAGACGGTAAGTTCAACAGCGATTACCAATTTCACTGGGCAGATTTTAATAACGAACTTAAAAACGATTGGCGCAGTATTACTTCTCAGTTTTTATCTATTCCTATGGCACACGAATTAATAGGTTTCTATACCATTGCCGATGGTACAGACAATATTTTGAAAGTGATGCGTAGTTACCAAATTTATGCGGCAAGTGCCATTTCTTCGCGTGTAGCGCAAACCGATTGGAATAAACCGGACATTCGTGGCGGATATGTTTGGCATACTACAGGTTCAGGGAAAACGATGACAAGTTTTAAATCAGCTCAACTCATTGCTTCTTCTAAAGATGCTGATAAAGTGATCTTTTTGTTAGACCGTATCGAGTTAGGCACACAGTCTTTAGAGCAATACCGTGCATTTGCAGACGAAAGCCAAAGTGTACAAGCAACTGAAGATACCTATGTTTTAATCAATAAATTAAAAAGTAAAGATCCAGCAGACACACTAATTGTTACATCTATTCAAAAGATGAGCAATATTGAAGACGATACCGAAGGACTAAAAAGTCATGATCTAGAAATCATGCGAAGCAAGAGAATTGTAATCATTATAGACGAAGCACACCGTACTGTTTTTGGCGATACGATGCTGCCTACTATTAGAAAAACTTTTCCAAATGCTGTGTTTTTTGGTTTTACAGGCACACCCATTCAAAATGAAAATAGCCGTAAAGATTCCGATACATCTACCATTTTTGGTGACGAATTACACCGTTATAGTCTAGCGGATGGAATTCGTGATAAAAATGTTTTAGGATTCGATCCATATAAAATTTTAACGCACAAAGACCGAGATTTGCGTCGTGCAGTAGCTTTACAAGAAGCTAAAGCAATCGATGAGGCTGATGCGTTAAGTGATCCTAAGAAAAATGAAATTTATAGCAAATTTATGAATCCAGTTAAAGTAAAAATGGCTGGTGATTATAATAGTGCAGGTAAATATCAAAAAGGGATTGAAGATTACATAAAAAGTATTCAATACGAAAGAAAAGAACATCAACGAATTGTTGTCAAAGATATTAAAGAAAATTGGCTTACGTTAAGTAGAAACAGTAAGTTCCATGCCATATTTGCAACAAGCAGTATAGAAGAAGCTATTGAGTATTTTTCATTATTTAGACAGGAATTTCCAGAATTAAAAATATCGGCGTTGTTTGATCCCAATATAGATAATAATGCTGGATTTCAATTTAAAGAAGAAGGTCTGGAATTAATTTTAGAACATTACAATACGCTCTATTCTAAAAATTTTAGAATGAGTTCTCATGCTTTATTTAAGAAAGATATAGCCAATCGTTTAGCACATAAAAAACCTTACGACAGAATAGATACCAAACCAGAAGAGCAATTAGATTTATTAATTGTTGTGGATCAAATGTTAACAGGATTTGATTCAAAATGGTTAAATACGTTGTACTTAGATAAGAAATTAGAATACGAAAACATTATACAAGCGTTTTCTCGTACCAATAGATTGTTTGGTATAGAAAAACAATTTGGTACTATTCGTTACTACCGTTATCCACACACTATGGAGCGTAATATAGATCGTGCAGTAAAACTATATTCAGGTGATCGCCCTTATGGTTTATTTGTTGAACATTTGGATGAAAATCTTGAACGCATTAATTTTATTTTTAACGAAATTAAACTGTTATTCGAAAATGCTGGCATTTTTGAATTCGAAAGACTTCCAGATGATTTAAGTGAACGTGCCAAATTTGCAAAAACGTTTAAAGATTTAAACAGCATTTTAGAGGCTGCAAAAGTCCAAGGCTTTTATTGGAGTAAATTAACATATGTATTTAACGAAGATAAACCAAAGCTTAAAAAGGTTATTGAAGTAATTTTAGATGAACGTACTTACAATACGCTATTAGTACGTTATAAAGAATTATTTCAAGAAGGTAATGGTACAGGAGGTTCTTCAGATCAAATCCCATTCGAGATTGATAATTATATCATGGAAATTGATACAGGAGTTATTGATACCAATTATATGAATACTCGTTTTGAAAAGTTTTTGAAATCATTAAACCAAAATGATTTTACGCAAGAACAAAGTCAAGCTATTTTAGATGAGTTACATAAATCTTTTGCGACATTAAATCAAGAAGAGCAAAAGTTTGCAAATGTATTTTTAAATGAAGTACGTAGTGGTAATGTCAAGCTAGATCAAAAAAAGACTTCTAGAGATTATATAACAGATTATCTGTATAAAGCCAAAAATATTCAAATTCAAAAGTTAGTTGAAGCCATTGGGATAGATGCAATCAAACTGCAGGCTATTATGAATGCTTTTACGATAGAAGCTAACCTTAATGAATATGGTCGCTTTGATGCTTTAAAAGATACAGTTGATAGAGCGAAAGCTAAACTATATTTTGAAAATATCGAAGGTCAAACACTACCCCTATTTAAAATTAATATCAAGATAGACGCATTATTAAAACAGTTTATTATTAGTGATGGGATAAATGTTTAG
- a CDS encoding restriction endonuclease subunit S — translation MYNCYFFNRTQVSNILSTNISVPQIDEQQKIGEYFEQLDTLIQQCQAKIKKHKNIKQALLQKMFV, via the coding sequence ATATATAATTGCTATTTTTTTAATCGAACTCAGGTTAGTAATATATTATCAACTAATATATCAGTACCACAGATTGACGAACAACAAAAAATTGGAGAATATTTCGAGCAATTAGATACATTAATCCAACAATGTCAAGCAAAAATCAAAAAACACAAAAACATCAAACAAGCTTTGTTGCAAAAAATGTTTGTTTAG
- a CDS encoding peptidoglycan-binding protein LysM: MTKQFVIAALTLGAIVLGTNNAKAQNTTATTTVNITLNDVISIDAGSTAIGNTVDFNYATAADYNSDQTINKANSLKVTSTKNFNVKVKAGGANFMNGTNLIPVNVLTIKAATASGTMGGTKSAVVLSATDQTLVTNAPLGSALTLNLDYTIPAVKSSSSDILGKPAGTYTQTVTYTATAL; the protein is encoded by the coding sequence ATGACAAAACAATTCGTAATCGCAGCATTAACTCTTGGAGCAATCGTATTAGGAACTAACAATGCTAAAGCTCAAAATACAACCGCTACAACAACCGTAAACATTACCCTGAATGATGTAATCTCTATCGACGCTGGAAGTACTGCAATTGGAAATACCGTTGACTTTAACTATGCTACTGCAGCAGATTATAACTCTGATCAAACGATTAATAAAGCCAACTCTTTGAAAGTTACTTCAACAAAAAACTTTAATGTGAAAGTAAAAGCAGGAGGAGCAAATTTCATGAATGGAACCAACTTAATTCCTGTGAATGTTTTGACAATTAAAGCCGCTACAGCTTCTGGAACAATGGGCGGAACAAAAAGCGCAGTTGTTTTATCGGCAACTGATCAAACTTTAGTTACAAATGCTCCACTTGGTAGTGCATTAACACTGAATTTAGATTACACAATTCCTGCAGTGAAGTCATCGTCTTCAGATATTTTAGGTAAACCAGCCGGAACTTATACGCAGACAGTAACTTATACCGCGACTGCTTTGTAA
- a CDS encoding peptidoglycan-binding protein LysM: MKKLIAIAALTIGATLLGTNNAKAQNTTATTTVNITLNDVISIDAGSTAIGNTVDFNYATAADYNSDQTINKANSLKVTSTKNFNVKVKAGGANFMNGTNLIPVNVLTIKAATASGTMGGTKSAVVLSATDQTLVTNAPLGSALTLNLDYTIPASKSSSSDILGKPAGTYTQTVTYTATAL; encoded by the coding sequence ATGAAAAAATTAATCGCAATCGCAGCCTTAACTATCGGAGCAACTTTATTAGGAACTAACAATGCTAAAGCTCAAAATACAACCGCTACAACAACCGTAAACATTACCCTGAATGATGTGATTTCCATCGACGCTGGAAGTACTGCAATTGGTAATACCGTTGACTTTAACTATGCTACTGCAGCAGATTATAACTCGGATCAAACGATTAATAAAGCCAACTCTTTAAAAGTTACTTCAACAAAGAACTTTAATGTCAAAGTAAAAGCAGGAGGCGCTAATTTCATGAATGGAACCAACTTAATCCCTGTAAATGTTTTGACAATTAAAGCAGCTACAGCTTCTGGAACAATGGGCGGAACAAAAAGCGCGGTTGTTTTATCTGCAACCGATCAAACTTTAGTTACAAACGCTCCACTTGGTAGTGCGTTAACATTGAATTTAGATTACACCATTCCTGCATCAAAGTCATCATCTTCAGATATTTTAGGTAAACCAGCCGGAACTTATACGCAGACAGTTACTTATACCGCAACTGCTTTATAA
- a CDS encoding fimbrial biogenesis chaperone: MRTFIHLFIFFIFIGSSSILAQSISMSPTRLFFTGNPGEKVTQTVTLQNSSDKDYVFNLNYKDWVREEDGNKVYLDAGSSKTSNAAWVSTLENAVTIPAKSTKEIVVTMQIPANASKSDVTNSMLFFTQLPQQADQARIQNGIGIITLFEVGLHIFYTPSGNHTKSLDITNISEVSNEKAANRKVSVSIQNDGNTINDATVEFELTNTDTGKEIKLPAISISMLPKTNQVVQFSLPENISGNFLGVAIIKMAGSNDLRVGEKNFKF, encoded by the coding sequence ATGCGCACGTTTATTCACCTTTTCATTTTCTTTATCTTTATAGGATCTTCTTCAATTCTGGCACAAAGTATCTCTATGTCTCCTACCCGATTGTTTTTCACCGGTAATCCAGGAGAAAAAGTGACACAGACAGTTACTCTTCAAAACAGCTCAGATAAGGATTATGTTTTTAATCTCAACTATAAAGATTGGGTGAGAGAAGAAGATGGAAATAAAGTTTATCTTGATGCTGGCAGTTCAAAAACTTCTAATGCCGCTTGGGTGTCAACCTTAGAAAACGCTGTAACAATTCCTGCGAAAAGCACCAAGGAAATTGTAGTAACTATGCAGATTCCGGCAAACGCATCAAAGTCTGACGTTACAAACAGTATGTTGTTTTTCACCCAACTTCCTCAGCAGGCAGATCAGGCACGTATTCAGAACGGGATTGGTATTATTACCTTATTTGAAGTTGGACTTCACATCTTTTACACCCCATCGGGTAACCATACAAAAAGTTTGGATATTACCAATATTTCAGAGGTGAGTAATGAGAAGGCAGCGAACAGAAAAGTTTCAGTAAGCATACAGAATGATGGAAATACCATCAATGATGCAACCGTTGAGTTTGAATTAACCAATACAGACACTGGTAAGGAAATAAAATTACCTGCAATTTCAATCTCCATGCTTCCCAAAACCAACCAGGTTGTTCAGTTTTCTTTACCTGAGAACATTTCAGGGAACTTCCTTGGCGTGGCGATTATCAAAATGGCAGGATCAAACGATTTACGCGTAGGCGAAAAAAACTTTAAATTTTAA
- a CDS encoding LuxR C-terminal-related transcriptional regulator, whose amino-acid sequence MGLIQTIKRLLPAAIISEVEDYKSLYKEILKEELDLAIMDVNMPNGSVQEAIDYIKIHQPNLRILIFSSQDEELYAMRYLKMGAGGYLSKQSSHTVIETALTAMLSTGRYASEVVKEAMFVGSLTGATKDSPFEALSDRELQIANKIAEGLSLKEISNQLNLHSSTISTYKNRLFEKLNIRSVPELVEILRLYN is encoded by the coding sequence ATGGGTTTGATACAAACCATCAAACGACTCTTACCTGCCGCTATAATTTCAGAAGTTGAGGATTATAAATCGCTGTACAAAGAAATTCTAAAAGAAGAATTGGATCTGGCTATTATGGATGTTAATATGCCTAATGGTTCTGTTCAGGAAGCGATAGATTACATTAAAATACACCAACCTAACTTAAGAATTCTCATATTTTCTTCTCAGGATGAAGAATTGTACGCAATGCGTTATCTAAAGATGGGTGCCGGTGGCTATCTAAGCAAACAAAGCTCGCATACTGTAATTGAAACTGCTTTGACGGCGATGCTTAGTACTGGCCGCTATGCAAGTGAAGTCGTAAAAGAAGCGATGTTTGTAGGATCATTAACCGGTGCTACAAAAGACTCACCGTTTGAAGCACTGTCAGACCGCGAATTGCAAATTGCTAATAAGATTGCAGAAGGTCTTTCCCTCAAAGAAATTTCTAATCAGCTTAATCTCCATTCATCGACAATCAGCACTTACAAAAACAGACTGTTTGAGAAACTGAACATACGATCCGTGCCCGAATTGGTGGAGATTCTTAGGTTGTATAATTAG
- a CDS encoding sensor histidine kinase — protein sequence MKDLINELQLKIERLESEISFKNGLISMLSHDSKEMFGNFLWLVEALEEKTIGEEDFLNLLPQIKSDARKNLQTIHDSTSWLKTQYGEFKIKPEKIIVMDLFHYFEEKYAAKLKEKNIKFYFKGNPNAFVTTDRFLLEYVLDKILNNAVKYSLPGQDVYLQEVTGGDQVILSVIDFGTGMAEKYLSAIFTYENAVFQGTAGEKGVGLSLKIVKNFVSLMHGNIQIISAENAGTTVSLFFT from the coding sequence ATGAAAGACCTTATCAACGAACTACAATTAAAAATCGAAAGACTGGAAAGCGAAATCAGTTTTAAGAACGGACTGATTTCGATGTTGTCTCATGATTCGAAGGAAATGTTTGGAAATTTTCTTTGGCTTGTAGAAGCACTGGAAGAAAAGACTATAGGTGAAGAAGATTTTTTAAACTTGTTGCCGCAGATAAAAAGCGATGCCCGGAAGAATCTGCAAACTATTCACGACAGTACCTCTTGGTTAAAAACTCAGTACGGGGAATTTAAGATTAAACCTGAAAAAATCATAGTGATGGATCTTTTTCACTATTTTGAAGAAAAATATGCTGCTAAATTAAAAGAAAAAAATATTAAATTTTATTTTAAAGGAAATCCCAATGCATTCGTTACAACCGATCGTTTTTTGCTTGAATATGTTTTAGACAAAATTCTCAACAATGCAGTAAAATACTCTTTGCCCGGGCAAGATGTTTACCTGCAGGAAGTTACAGGAGGGGATCAGGTCATACTTTCTGTTATCGATTTTGGAACGGGAATGGCTGAAAAGTATCTGTCTGCGATTTTTACTTATGAGAACGCCGTTTTCCAAGGTACTGCTGGTGAGAAAGGAGTGGGATTAAGTTTGAAAATTGTTAAAAATTTTGTATCATTGATGCATGGAAACATCCAAATCATTTCCGCTGAAAATGCAGGTACTACGGTTTCCCTTTTTTTTACGTAA